The following DNA comes from Peribacillus sp. FSL E2-0218.
AAAACCAGTGAGATAAGCAGTACCAATCACGCCGCCAATGACTGTTATTATAGCACTCAAAGAATTTACATGTTTGTTATAACTAAGAGTGGTAGTAGACATATATTTAGGTGCACTTGAAGCAGCCATTATCGCCGAAATAGTAACGTCTGAATTTCCTAATTCTGGTTTTATTGTTTCATCCATCTTAAATTCACCTTTTTCACCATTCAATAGAAAATAATTATCGCCTTTATGATAAACAAATTCTTGTATTTCGCCAGTAGATGATTCAGTAATTACTTCAACAGTGTCATTTTCAACAGATTCAATTGTAGAAAGAACAATTTCATTGTCATTTTCTGTTTTAATAACTATCTTTTCTTCTGTTGATTCTAATACATTTACTGACAAATTTTGATTATCTTTAGTTGAAGCATTAGCAGTAATTGGCCCTATACTAGCTAATGTAAGTGATACAGTAAGGATGAACGATAAAGGTTTTTTATACATTTATTAGGCACTCCTTTTTAATTATTATCAGAATGCTATTAAACTAGATACAAATAAACGTTAACAAAAATATATTTCATGATCTCCCAGTACTACAAGATAATTTTGGACAGGTAATGATAGTATCCAAACTATTTTATACGGCACTAATTTCGGTTGAATTTGTTGTTTCAGCTTTTACTTGTGGGATTGTAACAAAAACATTAGAAAATAATAACAGAGATAAACATTATACTAACTTTAAAAGTTTCTTTTTAACATTCATTGATATACACTCCTCTTTTTCTATGTTTATAGATAAATTGTCCCTAAACCCCTAAGTCTATAGTATGGAATATTTATGAAAAAATAAAGTTTTTTACAAAAATAGAAATAATATAAGTAAAAAGGAGTGAATTTAAACTATAAATGGTTGGATTGCATGAATATAGGAATTTCTAGCCTTGGAAGGTACAATTTAGTGAGAACTTCAGTTTTATATTTAATTGATGATTGCGTAGGATTCCATATGAATGAACCTAATTTATAAAAAATAATGGATATCTCCAAAAAAGATTTATGAGAGGAAGCATTTGAAAATCAGTCGAGGACAAGTATTTTTGTTAAAAAACACAATGAATATTAGTGAATTTAAAGAGTGGAATAATAAAATAGACATAAATCAATAATCAACTGGGTTAGTTATTAAAGATAATAAACAAGCAGATTCGTATAATATAACTGCCAAAGAATTATTTGAAAAGATTGGTAAAATATATTAAAAAAATGTTATTAGAGACAAAATATTTTTTATAGCAAAAAGAATGAGGAATAATTTCATCCAAGGAATAAAAAAATAGGTGATATTAAATCTGATCATAAAGAATTCAATAAAAAGAAATGGATATTTAATGTATATTATGTCTTTAATAGAGGTCTAAAAATAATAAAGAATTTAAATTTTTATTATTAGCATTTTTATTTTTAAAAAAGATGCTTTTTATATTAATTAATTATGATTTCGTATCGAGTAATACAATGGATAAATTCTTATTTAATATTTTTGAGGGGATATTCAAAATTGCGACACAGAATAATTGTGAATTTGTAGCTTGACGGGGAGTAAATTAAAATGAATCAAAAACTTCGGAACCTAGGTTGAAAATAGATTTAGGTTTTCCAATGATTAAATTCCTCAAACTTTGTGGTGTTACGAGCCCAATAACTATTCACATAACACCTAGCGATCTTAATTTTAATTGATGCTTCCGTTTTGATTAGATAACTTAACAACAGATTTAAATTTACTGATATTATATTATCCTTTCCTAGTCTGTAATACACAGGTCATATCACTCGGATATTTAAAACTTATTTTTTAGGATTATTCTCAAACTATTTACAACAAGTACGATAATATGGTGCTGTAAGATAAACACAATTTGATTAGTGGTATAATGGAAGAACTAATTCTTAATTAGATTTATTTATATTAATTTCACTTATGATATTAATTAATTGTTGACCATCAATAAGTATAATAGGCTTATTAGCTACATAATGTACAGCCGTATTAGCAAAGGAGCTAGTTGTAACATAAAATCCTTCCTGAGCTTGTATGTCGATTAAAGCACTGTGAAACTTTTGAATTTCGGGACGTCCGATTCTTTTAGTAGCGTATCTCTTACATTCAACTATTGAAATATAGCCTTCTTTTCTTAATATAATATCTTTTCCACCATCTCCACTTGCCGAAGTAACTGTAGCTTCGTACCCTTTCGAAGAAAATAAGTCTGCTATGTAATATTCAAAGTCCCTATGTGGCATCATTTTTAGGTTATCGAGGTCAGCCCCATTTTTTAGTTTTTCTAATCTTTCTCTTTCTTTTTGTTTTTTAATTAGGGCTTGTTCATTTTTCTTCATTAATTTATATTTGTGAAGGGAAAAGAATAGTCCTATACAGAGAGCAAAAAGGTATCCCCACTGGAACAAATTCCAATCCCTTGAAAGGCTAATTAAATTGTCTAAGAATAAGGCAATTAAATGTAAAATATAAAATATAAGAAATATGCCTAAAAAAAGAGTAAGTAAAATAAGTTCACTACTTTTCGAAGTAGCTTTTCTTTTTCTGCGAGCCATCAATAATCCCTCCTAAGTTTATTTTTTCCAATATTGCGGAAATTTAGAGGGGAGGATAAGAAATATTTTTTTTGAGACAGTATGATAAATTAATTACTCAAGGATTTAAATTTAGCTTAAAGAAGGTTTTCAAACTCTTAAAGTCAATTCATAAAGAGGTAACGAACGTTGTTCCTGATGGTCTTTATTTATAAAGTTGAATTGTACAAATAAACTGCACTCAATAAAATAAAAACCCCTCCAATTTTTTGCAATTGGGGGGGAGATAATTCACATAAATGGAAACTTTAATAAACAAGCCATAAGACCTTGATTTTTTATTTTTGTGGCGTGAAATCATAGTTATATCAACACTTTTAGCGTTCGAAAAACTATAAAAACCTTACTCCTCAAACCTTCCTACTAATCTTCTCCACAATCTCCATCAAATCATCCGGCCTATGAAATTCAATCGGCGACACGCCTTTATCGAACTCGATCGTATCGGATTCTATCATCAATACATATTTCCCGTTAATCTTCCCTAAATGAATGCTGTCGCCGAAATCGGCTAGAAGTCCTTTGATGGATGTACTGCCAAGCTTCATTCGTAATTCAGCTTCAGGTGTATGCTCGACAATCTGGGCTGTTGCTTCGACGACCTGATGGGTTTCAAGGCGTTCTTGAATTTCCCGCTTTTCACTTGTTTCCCAGATTTCCAGGTCTTGTTCGAATTTATGCAATTCGTCACTGTTTTCTTCGAATTGGGCGGATACATGTTCATGGACCATGTGGATGACCTGGTTTTTCATGATTTCCGGCATCGATTCGCCATATTCGACGAATTTCAGGAAATCCTCGAAGTAGCGGGCGTGTGAGGCCTGGTGGATTTTCAGTTCGGCTTCTTCGACGATTCCTTCTTCGGGCATGTAGGGGTATTGAATCGATTTCATATTTTTTGTGGTGATGGCCATTTCGACGTGCCTGATCAAGGTGCGTTCGTCCGAAATCGAAGCGACCTTTGGCTCGAAATCACATTTAAGCAAGAAAACGAATGGTTCATCGAAATACTTCGTTAATTTGGCGGAAGCGATGAGGAAAACACCGCCGCGGACGGCACTCGTATCGATATATGACCGTGTGAATTGTTCGTTTTCGGTCTGGAATTCTTCTTTTGTTTTGGCATAGCGTACACGGCTAAATGCATTGTAATTAGGGTTCGAATCAAGTGCATGTCCTTCCTCGACAATGAAGGTGCCGATTTTCGTCGGTACTTGTTCCGTTTTTGGATGACGGTCCACTTTTCGTTTGGAGATTTTCATCAATTCCCCATCCAGGAAATCCTTTAGCGGGCTTTCTTCGTACTCTGCCGTATCAAGCGTTTGAAAATGTTTAAAACGTTTATCGGCCTGATCGCCCTTTCCTTCGACTTGAATTAAATAAAAAGACAGATAGGTAATCGTAAAATCCATGCTTGTCACCTTTTCCAATTAGTATATATATGTCCCGTTCTTTTCTTATGACTTAATAAGTATAGAGATGAACGGTGATTGCGTCAACATCCTAAATGTCTTCAAAGCTCCGGTAATCCTCTTTTGTTATAAATCAGCGTACAAGGTCCTTAGATATGGGTGAAAAGTACTTATTCATAGGCAGTTTTATCTAAATAATTAAAGAAAGTTGGGCACTATGTCGAAATAATAAATAGTGGTAGAGAAAATGGGAGGCAATTTAGTGATGAAAAGTAGATGGAGAAGCAGGCGGAAAATAGAGACCATAGATTACTCGCAATTCAAGGATCAGATCGGTATTGATATTACCGAATATCCGGGTGTATTGACGCAAGTGGACATGATTCATCTAACGATTGCGGACTTATGTATCATTCGTTCCATGCAGGACAAGGTGAAAGATCATTTGACCGAAATAGTCGATAATTTTTATAAAAATTTGGAAAATGAACCTTCATTAAAGGAAATCATTTCTGATAACAGTTCCGTTGAAAGGCTGAAAAAGACCCTGCATCGACATATGTTCGAAATGTTCAGCGGCACGATCAATGATGCGTATATCAAACAGCGCTATGTGATCGCGCACGTGCATGTCCGCATCGGACTGCAGCCAAAATGGTATATGAGCGCATTCCAAGATTTATTGCAATCAGTAATCATTCATGTGCTTTCCAACTTAAAGGATATGGACCAATATCAGAATAACATCTTGGCTGTCACAAAAATCTTCAATTTAGAGCAGCAAATCGTTTTAGAGGCGTATGAACTTGAAAATGAGAAAATTCGTCAAGAAAACCTGGACGCAAAAGAAACGATAAAGCGGCAGGTGAACCATAATGCAGAAGAGTTGGCAGCGATCAGTGAGGAGACTAGCTCGGCGACTCAATTGATGGCAAATAAGGTCTCTGAAATTCATGGTTTCACCGAGA
Coding sequences within:
- a CDS encoding restriction endonuclease; the encoded protein is MARRKRKATSKSSELILLTLFLGIFLIFYILHLIALFLDNLISLSRDWNLFQWGYLFALCIGLFFSLHKYKLMKKNEQALIKKQKERERLEKLKNGADLDNLKMMPHRDFEYYIADLFSSKGYEATVTSASGDGGKDIILRKEGYISIVECKRYATKRIGRPEIQKFHSALIDIQAQEGFYVTTSSFANTAVHYVANKPIILIDGQQLINIISEININKSN
- a CDS encoding DUF3900 domain-containing protein — its product is MDFTITYLSFYLIQVEGKGDQADKRFKHFQTLDTAEYEESPLKDFLDGELMKISKRKVDRHPKTEQVPTKIGTFIVEEGHALDSNPNYNAFSRVRYAKTKEEFQTENEQFTRSYIDTSAVRGGVFLIASAKLTKYFDEPFVFLLKCDFEPKVASISDERTLIRHVEMAITTKNMKSIQYPYMPEEGIVEEAELKIHQASHARYFEDFLKFVEYGESMPEIMKNQVIHMVHEHVSAQFEENSDELHKFEQDLEIWETSEKREIQERLETHQVVEATAQIVEHTPEAELRMKLGSTSIKGLLADFGDSIHLGKINGKYVLMIESDTIEFDKGVSPIEFHRPDDLMEIVEKISRKV
- a CDS encoding globin-coupled sensor protein, producing MKSRWRSRRKIETIDYSQFKDQIGIDITEYPGVLTQVDMIHLTIADLCIIRSMQDKVKDHLTEIVDNFYKNLENEPSLKEIISDNSSVERLKKTLHRHMFEMFSGTINDAYIKQRYVIAHVHVRIGLQPKWYMSAFQDLLQSVIIHVLSNLKDMDQYQNNILAVTKIFNLEQQIVLEAYELENEKIRQENLDAKETIKRQVNHNAEELAAISEETSSATQLMANKVSEIHGFTEKGSEIAIQAEGKSNEGVALLQGLEKRLMRTQEQMKIIAKDMEQLSKTSKEIERIVTIITSIAEQTNLLALNAAIEAARAGENGKGFAVVAGEVRKLSENTKDSVSEVVKLVSGIAHFTDIMNTSISLVSGEITEGTKQGKETGLFFTDIAKAMLTVKEQNIKTTKEMTELSAIFDEINEAFNQVAVSSDQLTEMTLNL